Within the Flavobacteriales bacterium genome, the region TCGGCCCTGCACTTCCATCTTGGTAGACCATGTGGTAAACAGTACGTGCATCCCCTTTCTTCCAGACGGCTACATGAAGGATGTCCTTGCCTACGAATTTCTTGGTGTCCACCTTGGTCACCGTCATCACGCCATCCCTTCGGAATACGATGATGTCATCGATGTCCGAGCATTCGGATACGAATTCATCCTTTTTAAGACCATACCCGATGAATCCCTCCTTGCGGTTGACGTAGAGCTTCTTATTGGCCACTACCACCTTGGTGGCCACGATATTATCAAAGGTGCGTATCTCGGTCTTGCGCTCTCTTCCTTTACCGAACTCCTTCTTCAGGTCCTTGTAATAGGCGATAGCGAAGTCCACCAGATGGTCCAGATCGTGCTGAACGGCCTTCAACTGCTCTTCGAGTTTCTTGAGATTCTCCTCGGCCTTGTTTGAATCGAACTTGGAGATACGTTTGATCTTGATCTCGGTCAAGCGTACGATATCCTCATCGGTGACATCGCGGTCGAGCTTGATCACCCCTTTGGCGCGCGATTTCCTTCCAGGCGTACTCACGTATTTGTGGATGCCCTTATCGATGGCGCTCATCACGCCTTCCCAAGTCTCTTCCTCCTCGATATCGCGATAGATACGCTTCTCGATGAATATCTTCTCTAGACTGGCGAAGTGCCATTGCTCTTGAAGCTCGCGCTGCTTGATCTTGAGTTCGAGCTCGAGCAGGTCCTTGGTGTGATCGACCGAGTACTTGAGTATCTCGGAGACTCCTAGGAAATGCGGTTTGTCATCCAGAATGACACAGGCATTGGGCGAGATGGACACCTCACAGTCTGTAAAGGCGTACAGCGCATCGATCATCTTATCCGGTGAGGTACCAGAAGGCAGATGAACTACGATCTCAGCATGTTCGGCCGTATTGTCCTCGATCTTCTTGACCTTGATCTTGCCCTTATCATTGGCCTTGAGGATGGAGTCGATCAGGCTACTGGTCGTGGTTCCGAAGGGAATCTCATGGATGATCAAGGTCTTGGCATCCTCCTTACGGATACGTGCACGTACTCTGATCTTTCCACCCCGTTTTCCATCGTTGTAATTGGAGAAGTCGGCCATCCCACCGTTGAGGAAATCCGGATAGATGGACTTGCCCTTGCCTCTGAGATAGGCGATAGAGGCATCGATGATCTCATTGAAATTATGTGGTAGGAGTTTACAGGCCAGTCCCACCGCGATCCCTTCCACCCCTTGGGCGAGAAGGAGCGGGAATTTCATAGGTAAGGTCTCAGGCTCCTTGTTCCTACCATCATAGCTGAGCAGCCAGTGGGTGGTCTTGGGATTGAAGGCCACCTTCTTGGCGAACTTGCTGAGTCGCACCTCAATGTATCTGGGTGCGGCCGCTCGGTCACCGGTGAGGGTGTTTCCCCAGTTCCCTTGGCAATCGAACATGAGTTCTTTCTGCCCGATCTGTACCATGGCATCTCCGATGGAGGCATCCCCGTGCGGGTGATACTTCATGGTATTACCGATGGCATTGGCCACTTTATGGAAGCGTCCATCGTCCAGTTCCCACAGGGAGTGCAGTATCCTGCGCTGTACAGGCTTGAGCCCGTCATGCAGGTGCGGAACGGCCCGTTCCAATATCACATAGGAGGCGTAGTCCAAGAACCACTCCTCATACATGCCACTGATCTTGACGATGGATTCGTCTGCGTGATCGGTCGACTGCTCGGAGGATTCTTCTGCTTCTCCGGTCCCTTCGTTCTCAGGTAGTATATTCTCTTCTTCCTCAGCCATTTATAGCCATTCTATAATTCTCACTAGGCGCTTGCAGCTTCCAGCTCAGCGTCTTCTTCTTCCTCCGCCTCATCCTTCTCGACCTTGAGATTCTCTATGATGTACTCTTGACGGTCCGGGGTATTCTTACCCATGTAGAATTTGAGCAGACTCTCCAGATTGGAATCCGAGTCGATCACGACAGGTTCCAATCGGATATCATCCCCGATGAAGTACTTGAACTCATCCGGAGATATCTCACCCAGCCCTTTGAAGCGGGTGATCTCTGTACGGCCACTGAGCGCTTCGAGCGCTTCACGTTTCTCGGCCTCACTGTAGCAATACCGTGTCTCCTTCTTATTCCTCACCCGGAAGAGCGGGGTCTGAAGGATGTAGAGATGCTGTGCCTTCACCAGGTCGGGGAAGAACTGGATGAAGAAGGTCATCAAGAGCAGACGGATATGCATCCCATCCACATCAGCATCGGTCGCGATGACCACCTTGTTGTAGCGCAGGTTCTCCAGACCGTCCTCGATATTGAGGGCCGCTTGTATGAGATTGAATTCCTCGTTCTCATAGACCACCTTTTTGGTGAGTCCATAGGAATTCAGGGGCTTCCCTTTCAATGAGAATACGGCCTGTGTATTCACGTTGCGGCACTTGGTGATCGATCCACTG harbors:
- a CDS encoding DNA gyrase/topoisomerase IV subunit A; its protein translation is MAEEEENILPENEGTGEAEESSEQSTDHADESIVKISGMYEEWFLDYASYVILERAVPHLHDGLKPVQRRILHSLWELDDGRFHKVANAIGNTMKYHPHGDASIGDAMVQIGQKELMFDCQGNWGNTLTGDRAAAPRYIEVRLSKFAKKVAFNPKTTHWLLSYDGRNKEPETLPMKFPLLLAQGVEGIAVGLACKLLPHNFNEIIDASIAYLRGKGKSIYPDFLNGGMADFSNYNDGKRGGKIRVRARIRKEDAKTLIIHEIPFGTTTSSLIDSILKANDKGKIKVKKIEDNTAEHAEIVVHLPSGTSPDKMIDALYAFTDCEVSISPNACVILDDKPHFLGVSEILKYSVDHTKDLLELELKIKQRELQEQWHFASLEKIFIEKRIYRDIEEEETWEGVMSAIDKGIHKYVSTPGRKSRAKGVIKLDRDVTDEDIVRLTEIKIKRISKFDSNKAEENLKKLEEQLKAVQHDLDHLVDFAIAYYKDLKKEFGKGRERKTEIRTFDNIVATKVVVANKKLYVNRKEGFIGYGLKKDEFVSECSDIDDIIVFRRDGVMTVTKVDTKKFVGKDILHVAVWKKGDARTVYHMVYQDGSAGPSLVKRFNVTGVTRDKEYDLTKGKKGSRVLYFSANPNGESEVINIRLRPRPKLKNLRFDFDFSELAIKSRGVKGNILTKHLVSKVELKEKGESTLAARKIWMDEVTRRLNVDGRGKFLGRFGGDDRLLLISDKGYYRLVSADLSLRFDDDLFIIEKWRPERPISVIYYDGTKERYMVKRFLAEPSSKNISFITDHPDSELFIASTYENPEVVVEYDKRSSKKEEETFFLKELISVKGITAAGNRLTADKPKSFALIEQEDEQEEPVPASAPVSAKKETVSKSTPKSSEPKKSDTSKKSGLKVDQLTEKAVTVEFDVESETSSRKKPNEKKGEGQITLF